From Acidobacteriota bacterium:
GTCAGTTTTACGACCGGTTTCAACCAAAAACACCACGCATCCACCACCACCAGCCCCACAGGCTTTGGCTGCCAGGGCGCCGTGTTCTTTGGCCACAGAAATCAAGTGTTCAATTGTGTCAGTGGTGACATGGTCGGAAAATCCTTTGCGGAGTTCCCATTCTTCAGTCAGGCAGGTGGCGATACCTGGCAAATTTTGTTCAAGCACGGCAATGCGCATGCGATTGGTGACTTCGCACAGGCTGGCAAATCGTTCGCGGACGCCATCTCGATTATCAATATGGGCTTTGAAAATTTCCCAGTTGTTGGTCCCGCTAAAATGAGGTTTCCCGGTGTAGCACAGCACCACATGATCTTGAAGTTTTGCCAGATCAATTGAGAGTGCCTCGCGCACAACTCCAATCACTTCCAGGTGTAAACTGTTCGTTCCTCCATACATCGCCGGATAATAATCCTGCACGCCCGATGGAACCTCAATGACCTGGGTTTCGATGTTTTGGGCAATTTTTAAAAGCTGGCTGTCACTGAATCGGTTTCCGGTGAGATGATCCAGGGCGCCTGCCAGTGCCACCGCCAGCGCCGAAGACCCGCCTAAGCCTGAGCCAGGTGGTGCTGCACAACGAGTGGTCACTTTCACACCTGTATAAGGCTTGAAGTAGTCAACCATCCGGGCAAGCAGTTGGAGTGGTGTATCAAGCCGGATTTCCCCAAGTGATTCATAGGTTTCGCTCAAGTTGATATCTTCTGAAACCAGAATAATCTGCTCATCCAGACGTTCTTCGACGCGGCAGGTTGCCAGAAGGTCAATTGCCACGTTGATGGTTTGGGCTTCCTGGTGCAACAGATAGAGTGGCCAGAGATCAACCGTTCCACCTGCCAGATCAATTCGCGTCGGAGCTTTGGCTTCAATAATCATTGGCTTTTGGAGAGTTAGTAGTCGGTAGTCGGTAGTCAGTAGTCAGTAGTAAGTAGTCAGTAGTCAGTAGTCAGTAGTCAG
This genomic window contains:
- a CDS encoding GHMP kinase; translated protein: MIIEAKAPTRIDLAGGTVDLWPLYLLHQEAQTINVAIDLLATCRVEERLDEQIILVSEDINLSETYESLGEIRLDTPLQLLARMVDYFKPYTGVKVTTRCAAPPGSGLGGSSALAVALAGALDHLTGNRFSDSQLLKIAQNIETQVIEVPSGVQDYYPAMYGGTNSLHLEVIGVVREALSIDLAKLQDHVVLCYTGKPHFSGTNNWEIFKAHIDNRDGVRERFASLCEVTNRMRIAVLEQNLPGIATCLTEEWELRKGFSDHVTTDTIEHLISVAKEHGALAAKACGAGGGGCVVFLVETGRKTDVSQALTKAGGEVLEVNLIDRGLRVEQVG